Below is a window of Pochonia chlamydosporia 170 chromosome 7, whole genome shotgun sequence DNA.
AAAAGTGTAGCGCGCCAAAGGTGTAGCGTCCGTATTGATGAAGCGTCCCTGTAAATTGCGTTGTAGAAACCCAAGTTCCAGGATTCCAAGACAAAACGATTCATCATCGCCTTACCTATTATACAGGTAGGTAAAATTTTAACTTGTAGGTTGACACCGTTTTTAATTGGCTGAAAATAGATCTATAGCCTATTGTGCAATACAATTACTTGTTAGGCTATTCCTTGATAGCCTGAAGCGTGTATGAATGAGGTAATCGCCACGGTTGATCCCTTAGAGTGTATTCACCTAGACACCGTGTTAGGCTTTACTCTAACAGACAACGGTAGGGATAGCTTACCTCTGTGATCTGACACCATTTGAGCTGGAATGGCAGGCCATGGGACGCTTTGATGTTCGACAAATCCTGAAATCCGCATCTTGTAATATAAAAGCGCCTCTATTATCTCGCCAAGGCCGTGGTTGAATTCCGCGCTTGCTGTGGCCTTGAACTTGTGCCCTCCTGTCTCGACATAGGTGCCATCTTCGTGGAATATCATCGGCTCGTCGCGCTCAAAATATGGTAGGTTAATAACTAGCCCGTTCTCTGACGTCTCATCTAGTGCCCATAGAACAGGGTGCGCTTCTCGTATGAATAAGCGACCTCCAGGTTTTAACAATCCCGCAACCACTCTCGCCCAATCATGGACACTTGGTATCCAACATAGGGCGCCAATACCCGTGTAAACAAGGTCAAAAGAGCCTGGGTTTAACACTTTAAGGCTATCGTACACTGATGCCTCAACAAATGTTACCCTCTCCCCTCCAGTGCTAGTCGTTGCCGATGCTAGCTTGCGAGCCTCCGCGAGAGACGCGGGAGAGAAGTCCAACCCTGTCACAGAGCTGGCACCTAGCCTGCTCAGACTAAGTGTGTCAGTACCAATGTGGCACTGCAAATGAACACAATTAAGGCCAGTAATACTACCAAGGAGTGGTCTGTCAAACTCTACTACATTGCTGATGTAGGTTTGACTTGTCAGAAAGTCCTTAACCTTGTAGTCTTGAGACTCGGCATGCTTTACAGCGTTAGAAGCAGGCAGCCTAATGTTGCAGTAGTAAACTTACAATGGCGGCTCGCTCGTCCCATTTCgctttatttattttctcATACATCCCGTATTTTGACATTTTTCCCTGGAGGATTATCGCGTGTAAGAGTAAACTGTATAATGTCAAGTGAAAGAACACTTTGAGGTCTTGTCTTCCAACTGCGTTTTAATACAGTGGTATTTAAATGCGCTATGCCTAATTGAGCTCGCCGTCTGGGTCTCCTCAGCTTGAGGCAGGCTAGCCACTAGCCGTGCTCAAAGGCCAAGGTTTCACGACATATGGTATGACTGTTTGCCGAGATACTGCAAGTAGGATGGCAAATGTGTCACAACAACGTTCAAAGCCTTCTACACAAATAACAGCCTAGGTTGGCGAACTTTTACCTCGCAACGTTTTcgaacaagaagcaaatagAGGCGCACAGTGTAAGAGACCAGCTTCAAGAACAAAGGTGAAGAAATAGGCTTGTATAGAACAAAAACTACGGCCTCCTCTACATTACAAAAGAGTACAACTTGTAATGGCCTTGAGATCCCAATCCCGTTTGCTAAATAATGCgacaacctcgacaagaATCTCGGGGAGATTTTCCATCTGGTGACTGACAGCACACGTGAAATTCTCAAACAACCGCTTTTTCGGGGTGGCCGGCAGGCAGAACATCCTCAACAGTCTCGTCTGTGTCCTTGAGatcgtcctcaacatcaacatggtCGGGAATCTTGAGGAAAATAGCTGGCGCAGCAATAATGAGAGACGCTCCAAGAAGGACCCAGTTGCTAATGAATTCTTTCATGAATGAAAGCTTGCGAGCATCCAAATTGTTCATGACAGCAGCACCAACGGACTGAATACCCTTGTAGAAGCCGACATAGTTGGCCAGACGACGGCCGGAGTTGGAGAGAGCACCCATGTACCTGGTATTGCATTAGCCCGTTAAGGTGATAACACAAAGGCGAGAAACTTACCAGTAAATGCATGCTTGCCAGACAGCATCATAGAAGCCATAGAAGATATACAAGAACATGGGACCGACATATCCAGGTGAAGTCCAGTCAGTAGGCTCGTAGTCTGGGTGCAATTCCGTGTTGACGGACTCACGGGTGTAGTCCTTCTGGTAGGCATAACCGCCGCCCCACAGTGCAAAGGTGAAAACGAATAGAACAACCCAGGTGACCTTGGCCCGAACGGATCGGCGCACACCTTGGACATCGACAAGGACACCGGTAATCCAAGCAGCAATAATCTGAGCAAGATAGTAGAGAAGGCCGTTTAATGCCTTAGTGCGGGTAGAGAATCGCGCTCCGTTTACGCCGTTCTGCTGGTAGACATAGAACCAGTTGGAGGTGAAGAACATGGGAAATAGGAGAACAACAAAGGGTTCAAAGCGAAGGGTTTCCCAGAGACCAAGCAACTCACTCTGCCAGCTAGGATTTTTCTTGAGAATAACACGGCTGCCATCCTTTCGAACAATATCACCAGCGTTGCAAAGCAGAAGAGCAAGCACAGCACCGCAGAACATGAGAACGATGAAACCGATGTAAGTGCCATCAGTAACTGTCTTGTTGCCCTTTACATTAATGTTCTCGCCAAGGGGAATCTAGTGAGACGGTCTTAGTCGTGCTTCATCGCTGAAGAATCTTCTGAAGACTTACCAAACTGCCAATGACGGCACCCATGTTGAAAATACCCCAGAACCAGGCGAAGTAATGGCCCTTTTCATGCTCATGTGGGTAAGAGATCATGATGGTACCTTGTGCAGTCCAAAGAAGACCGGCGCAGATACCGAGAAAAACTCCAGCAAAAAGGTTGAAGCCAGCTACGTCGGCGTGGACGGAGGCAAGCAAACTAGCGGCGTAGACACAGTATCCAATGCCTCCGAATGCGAGGGTATATTTGACACCAAGCTTGTTGATAAAGGTACCACCAAAGAAACCAAAAACTGCAAATGCACTGTAGAGCGCGGTGTTCTAGTGATTCCGGCCAACATTAGATGACATCAAAAACAAAGTTGTTTTACGAATGCGTCTAGGTTAGGCTTACCATGTTATCGGCCAGTGTTGCATCGGTTTTACCACCGCCACCCATACCACCAAGAGCATTGAACATGCCAGGGCAGAGGAAACAGACAAATGACACCATGACGAGTTGAGTCTGAGGCGAGGCATACCAGGGCAAGTTGATACCAAAGATTCGGGCCCGCTTGTACTTCCATCCAGCTGGGAGATTCAAATCGGCGTCTCTGTCAGCGCCGGCGGCGTCATAGTCGGCCACATGGTCGGCAGGCGGCTCGTTGGCCGGCACAGTTGTGTCGGTTGGATTCTTGTCTGTAGACATTGTTGTCGATGCCGTCCTGGCTGGGCGTACCAAATGAGAGGACTTTGAGGCCACTACTACAGACTGAACTCTGAAGTGTAGATCAATCCATCAAGGAAAGCACAGACCTGGGGGGAAGCAGAGCTCTTAAGAAGCATTgagacagacagaccagacccttgccAGGGGTGAAGGTTGATCTATCCTGACGTGGTTGTAGCGCCGGCACCAATGCCCTCCAAAATCACACCAAAAGCTGACAACTAGTTGAAATGGCACCGGAGCTTTTGTAGCACCACGTGAGCTGACAAGCTCGATAACGTTGCCCTCAGCTTGGAATTGGTGAGccaacagacatggagctccCCGGGACGGGCTGAGACTGGTTGATGCGAAGCCGGTGGGGGCTAACATTTGGACTG
It encodes the following:
- a CDS encoding methyltransferase domain-containing protein (similar to Metarhizium robertsii ARSEF 23 XP_007824166.1), whose amino-acid sequence is MSKYGMYEKINKAKWDERAAIHAESQDYKVKDFLTSQTYISNVVEFDRPLLGSITGLNCVHLQCHIGTDTLSLSRLGASSVTGLDFSPASLAEARKLASATTSTGGERVTFVEASVYDSLKVLNPGSFDLVYTGIGALCWIPSVHDWARVVAGLLKPGGRLFIREAHPVLWALDETSENGLVINLPYFERDEPMIFHEDGTYVETGGHKFKATASAEFNHGLGEIIEALLYYKMRISGFVEHQSVPWPAIPAQMVSDHRGEYTLRDQPWRLPHSYTLQAIKE
- a CDS encoding membrane protein (similar to Coccidioides immitis RS XP_001244974.1), which codes for MSTDKNPTDTTVPANEPPADHVADYDAAGADRDADLNLPAGWKYKRARIFGINLPWYASPQTQLVMVSFVCFLCPGMFNALGGMGGGGKTDATLADNMNTALYSAFAVFGFFGGTFINKLGVKYTLAFGGIGYCVYAASLLASVHADVAGFNLFAGVFLGICAGLLWTAQGTIMISYPHEHEKGHYFAWFWGIFNMGAVIGSLIPLGENINVKGNKTVTDGTYIGFIVLMFCGAVLALLLCNAGDIVRKDGSRVILKKNPSWQSELLGLWETLRFEPFVVLLFPMFFTSNWFYVYQQNGVNGARFSTRTKALNGLLYYLAQIIAAWITGVLVDVQGVRRSVRAKVTWVVLFVFTFALWGGGYAYQKDYTRESVNTELHPDYEPTDWTSPGYVGPMFLYIFYGFYDAVWQACIYWYMGALSNSGRRLANYVGFYKGIQSVGAAVMNNLDARKLSFMKEFISNWVLLGASLIIAAPAIFLKIPDHVDVEDDLKDTDETVEDVLPAGHPEKAVV